Proteins from a single region of Abyssalbus ytuae:
- a CDS encoding ATP-binding protein — translation MPTKKLYKSLLTKAVLLFFSSSYTQEKADVAPDKFYKLDSLKHSLSTATDSLEVANLSYEIYLYAKTDLFIQNPDEGKYLMRALKIYENLKEWDLAGKVYIALGGIYYNRHQPAMAMKYWNLAKEQYKKTNNIKRQAVTYNNISCIYINDSTEYGQKQMKAYIDTAIVLSKKANDPLLLASPYDNLGWWYMKKDDLDLAEKYTNLALSIGKDFNRSYSVQAATFQLGMIKSKQGYTEYAIYLIEKSLTYNALRKTDPNYLDALIELSKLYMSIGNYKKALYYQENYQKHKDTLYHTEQAKTLLELEMAYETQKKEQIILSQDNELRLISAKNIFKTKLIWATGISALLFFGSIYLYRSRQFAIKEKHIQEHFLRLLLSSHEEERKRISRELHDSVGQNLMLIKNNVALKSDNETAYMISQVLEEVRVISQALHPAVLDKLGLTTSIKKLISDADKMTDIFFTEKIDSIDNIFPKDHELQIYRIIQEAINNIIKHSQADSACIYVKNATNQVIIKVKDYGVGFDVQDLTQKNTLGVNTLKERSGLVGGKISITSVKGKGADLTLIIAKP, via the coding sequence ATGCCAACCAAAAAACTATACAAAAGCTTGTTAACCAAAGCTGTGCTTTTATTTTTTTCTTCTTCATACACTCAGGAAAAAGCTGATGTTGCCCCCGATAAGTTTTATAAGCTGGATAGTTTAAAGCATTCTTTATCAACAGCTACCGATTCTCTCGAAGTGGCTAATCTTAGTTATGAAATATACCTTTATGCTAAAACAGATTTGTTTATTCAAAATCCGGATGAGGGAAAGTACTTGATGAGAGCTTTAAAAATATATGAAAACTTAAAAGAATGGGATTTAGCAGGAAAAGTTTACATTGCTCTTGGAGGAATCTATTATAACAGACACCAGCCTGCCATGGCAATGAAATACTGGAACCTGGCAAAAGAACAATACAAAAAAACAAATAATATTAAACGTCAGGCAGTTACTTATAACAACATTTCATGTATTTATATAAACGATTCTACCGAATATGGCCAAAAACAGATGAAAGCCTATATAGACACTGCTATTGTACTTTCAAAAAAAGCAAATGACCCTTTATTACTGGCTTCACCATATGATAATCTTGGTTGGTGGTATATGAAAAAAGATGATCTGGATCTTGCAGAAAAATATACGAATTTGGCACTATCTATCGGTAAAGATTTTAACCGCTCTTATTCGGTACAGGCTGCTACTTTTCAACTGGGAATGATAAAGAGTAAACAGGGGTATACCGAATATGCAATTTATCTTATAGAAAAATCATTAACCTATAATGCTTTAAGAAAAACAGACCCTAATTATCTAGATGCTCTTATAGAGTTATCAAAACTTTACATGTCTATTGGTAATTATAAAAAAGCTCTTTATTATCAAGAAAATTACCAAAAACATAAAGATACTCTTTATCATACCGAACAGGCTAAAACTTTACTGGAACTTGAGATGGCTTATGAAACTCAAAAGAAAGAACAGATTATTTTGTCTCAGGATAATGAATTACGCTTAATATCAGCTAAAAATATATTTAAAACAAAATTAATCTGGGCTACTGGTATTAGCGCATTATTATTTTTTGGAAGTATTTATTTATACAGGTCCAGACAATTTGCAATAAAAGAAAAACACATTCAGGAACATTTTCTAAGACTCCTGTTATCTTCACATGAAGAAGAAAGAAAAAGAATTTCAAGAGAACTCCACGATTCGGTAGGACAAAACCTGATGCTTATTAAAAACAATGTAGCCTTAAAAAGCGATAATGAAACAGCTTATATGATTTCACAGGTTTTAGAAGAAGTGAGGGTTATTTCACAAGCCTTACATCCTGCTGTATTAGACAAACTGGGTTTGACAACCAGCATAAAAAAACTTATAAGTGATGCCGATAAAATGACAGATATTTTCTTTACCGAAAAAATTGATTCTATAGATAATATTTTTCCAAAAGACCACGAACTTCAAATTTATAGAATTATCCAGGAAGCTATTAATAACATTATAAAGCATTCACAAGCCGATTCTGCCTGCATATATGTAAAGAATGCAACAAATCAAGTAATAATAAAAGTAAAAGACTACGGTGTGGGTTTTGATGTTCAGGACTTAACCCAAAAAAACACTCTGGGTGTGAATACTTTAAAAGAAAGAAGTGGTTTGGTAGGAGGAAAAATTTCAATAACATCAGTTAAAGGAAAAGGTGCCGACCTGACATTAATTATAGCTAAACCTTAA
- a CDS encoding OmpA family protein, whose product MKLLKKMQLAVLLICCGSILFAQETAYIDGTFSSEQKGDRYYDLSYYLKAKDFYIKALNKNTDNKSLHLKLARCYIGLGDIQNAKSHYTKSIDAHDATPLDFLNYAESLMTCKEYEEALKWFKVYQLNHPADIRVKNRIEGIQQREKFYRNKEMHKVNPAGFNSDKTDFPIRFYDNKIVFASNRGKPKALQLTDGRDETAFLDLYIMNEGNPVKFEPFNTSLHDGPLTFFDSGNKAVVTTSHKGWGNILKNTEKVNLKMVTYTKTANKWQYEKEFTYNNPSYSVGYPFYDKINHVLYFSSDMPGGRGGADLYTSTFENGEWSVPKNLEIVNTEGDELFPFVSKTGVLYFTSNGWQGLGGFDIYKTNLRQKEIKILNLGFPVNTETDDFALVLDESDEKGYISSNRKGGTGGDDIYLLNINYHPVEFWLSDKTTGELLEGKFTITDNITAKEPEIITEDKKVVLNAVNERAYTVKAEKEGYVSNEIVYHATNNKDTVTIPLTKDEKLATIVVNNLNGSVVYQVNEEVFRKVDPLSTSNSQPLFEINNLYFNFDSNVIESYEELQKIATLLSQFKHIKIEVITYCDEFGSFAYNDYLAEKRARKIVDYLLKKEISPNRIKVTALGKRQLFNLCKPSPCGKKEHRENRRAEFILYE is encoded by the coding sequence ATGAAATTATTAAAAAAAATGCAATTGGCTGTTTTATTAATATGCTGTGGCAGTATTTTATTTGCCCAGGAAACAGCCTACATAGATGGTACATTTTCCAGTGAACAAAAAGGAGATCGGTATTATGATTTGTCTTACTATCTCAAAGCAAAAGATTTTTATATCAAAGCTTTAAATAAAAATACAGATAATAAGTCTTTGCACCTCAAACTTGCCCGTTGTTATATAGGGTTAGGAGATATTCAAAATGCAAAATCACATTACACAAAATCTATAGATGCCCATGACGCAACTCCTTTGGATTTTTTAAATTATGCTGAGAGTTTAATGACATGTAAGGAGTATGAAGAGGCTTTAAAATGGTTTAAAGTGTACCAATTGAATCATCCGGCTGATATCAGGGTAAAAAACCGGATAGAAGGTATACAGCAGCGTGAAAAGTTTTACAGAAATAAAGAGATGCATAAAGTAAATCCGGCAGGATTTAATTCGGATAAAACCGATTTTCCAATCCGGTTTTACGATAACAAGATAGTATTTGCTTCCAACAGGGGCAAGCCAAAAGCTTTACAATTAACAGACGGAAGGGATGAAACTGCTTTTCTGGACCTGTATATAATGAATGAGGGAAATCCTGTAAAATTTGAACCTTTCAATACTTCCCTGCACGACGGCCCTTTAACTTTTTTCGACTCAGGTAATAAAGCAGTGGTTACTACCAGTCATAAGGGCTGGGGAAACATATTAAAAAACACAGAAAAAGTTAACCTGAAAATGGTTACTTATACCAAAACAGCAAATAAGTGGCAATATGAAAAGGAGTTTACTTATAACAATCCGTCTTATTCTGTGGGATATCCTTTTTATGATAAGATAAATCATGTTTTATATTTTTCAAGTGACATGCCCGGGGGCAGAGGTGGTGCCGACCTTTATACTTCCACGTTTGAAAACGGGGAGTGGTCGGTGCCAAAAAACCTTGAAATTGTTAATACCGAAGGAGACGAACTTTTTCCTTTTGTTTCCAAAACCGGGGTGCTTTATTTTACGAGTAACGGATGGCAGGGACTGGGAGGGTTTGATATTTACAAAACCAACTTGCGTCAAAAAGAAATAAAAATCCTAAACTTAGGATTTCCTGTGAATACAGAAACCGATGATTTTGCCCTGGTGCTGGATGAAAGTGATGAAAAAGGTTATATAAGTAGTAACAGGAAGGGCGGAACAGGAGGAGATGATATTTATTTACTCAATATTAATTATCATCCGGTCGAATTTTGGTTATCTGATAAAACAACAGGCGAATTACTGGAAGGAAAATTTACTATTACTGACAATATAACAGCAAAAGAACCAGAGATTATAACAGAAGATAAAAAAGTGGTTTTGAATGCTGTTAATGAAAGAGCATATACGGTAAAAGCTGAAAAAGAAGGATATGTTTCGAACGAAATAGTTTACCATGCAACAAATAATAAAGATACCGTTACCATTCCACTCACTAAAGATGAAAAGCTAGCAACCATAGTAGTTAATAACTTAAATGGAAGCGTTGTTTACCAGGTAAATGAAGAAGTATTTCGCAAAGTTGACCCACTTTCAACATCAAATTCACAACCACTTTTTGAAATAAACAATCTCTATTTCAATTTTGACAGCAATGTTATTGAATCCTATGAAGAACTACAAAAGATAGCAACTCTCCTTTCACAGTTTAAGCATATAAAAATAGAAGTTATTACCTATTGTGACGAGTTTGGGTCGTTTGCTTATAATGATTACCTGGCAGAAAAAAGAGCCCGAAAAATAGTTGATTATTTGCTAAAAAAAGAGATTTCCCCTAACAGGATTAAAGTAACGGCATTGGGAAAAAGACAACTATTCAACCTGTGTAAACCATCACCTTGTGGTAAAAAAGAACACCGGGAAAACAGGAGGGCCGAATTTATTTTATATGAATAA
- a CDS encoding HYR domain-containing protein: protein MKKTIILFVLLTIKICVAQDCDILDSEWLTPTPKTVIYTYLGSMVTGIPDAANSVNPTDQKTVFEGFISPNPGSTPVGAASIGLGFLIDPNDNTTFDVNVYNDNGSGRPGALIGGVTGFSPTQLGVIRNNFSNFWFTFPPGIVPATTNFYIGVVLHPGDASDQLIIQSNDNGQGNGDNSNSITTTKFGNERILAVYSRDIDLNIIARLGTYGSFEYSSASYCHNEADPTPTILGTTGGLFTSTPAGLAINATTGTIDLSASNPGQYNITYSVSGTCSTQFTGMITIDNTPPTINCPGNQNGNVNALCQFVLPDYTTLATASDNCGTPVITQTPSPGTLINTNQTITLTATDSGGLTTQCTFSVILSDTTPPSITCPGDQPESFDGNCEFILPDYTGLTISSDNCSTPAITQSPVAGTVITANQTITLTADDGNGNSTPCTFEVILSDTTPPSITCPGDQPESFNSNCEFVLPDYTGLAISSDNCSSPVVIQTPAVGTVITANQTITLTADDGNGNSTPCTFEVILSDTTPPSITCPGDQPESFDSNCEFILPDYTGLAISSDNCSTPAITQTPAAGTVITTNQTITLTADDGNGNSTPCTFEVILSDTTPPSITCPGDQPESFNSNCEFVLPDYTGLAISSDNCSSPVVIQTPAVGTVITANQTITLTADDGNGNSTPCTFEVILSDTTPPSITCPGDQPESFDSNCEFILPDYTGLAISSDNCSTPAITQTPAAGTVITTNQTITLTADDGNGNSTPCTFEVILSDTTPPSITCPGDQPESFDSNCEFILPDYTGLAISSDNCSMPAITQTPAAGTVITTNQTITLTADDGNGNSTPCTFEVILSDTTPPSITCPGDQPESFDSNCEFVLPDYTGLAISSDNCSSPVITQIPVAGTVITTNQTITLTADDGNGNSTPCTFEVILSDTTPPSITCPGDQTENLDLNGLFIIPDYTFLATVTDNCSTPAITQTPVAGTVISSNQTITLIAEDSSGNMSQCAFEIHAIEKVEVQIQTGLDNPTNQSPVDISIVFSESVTDFVASDIIVSNGTVGTLTGSGMSFTAEIIPDSDGLIAVNINPDVITGVLGNGNLPSNEFTIIYDSTPPSFNAFFGDEIVNLLNEQNVGLVIENGEIGSSYNYIITSLEDSSYQVSGMGVVTSGNELFYEDLSAFPNGTIELQIVLTDEVGNESPVTTDEIQKLSGPDAQRIPQGFSPNGDGTNDVWVIPGIEQYPNNQVTVFNRYGKIIWKIKGYDNNLKVWGGETNERSLGNGLADGTYYYVIDYGDFRIRQKSGYLIIKR, encoded by the coding sequence ATGAAAAAGACAATTATTCTCTTTGTGTTGTTAACAATAAAAATATGTGTGGCCCAAGACTGTGATATTTTAGACTCCGAATGGCTAACCCCTACTCCAAAAACTGTAATATATACTTATTTGGGATCCATGGTTACCGGTATTCCAGACGCTGCAAATTCTGTTAATCCCACAGATCAAAAAACTGTATTTGAAGGCTTTATTTCTCCTAATCCCGGATCTACTCCGGTGGGTGCTGCCAGTATAGGCCTTGGGTTTTTAATTGACCCAAATGATAATACCACCTTTGATGTGAATGTTTACAATGACAATGGTAGCGGAAGACCAGGTGCCCTGATCGGAGGAGTGACAGGTTTTTCCCCTACTCAGCTGGGAGTGATCCGTAACAATTTTTCTAACTTTTGGTTTACTTTTCCTCCCGGTATTGTTCCTGCTACCACCAATTTCTATATTGGAGTTGTTTTACATCCGGGAGATGCATCAGATCAGCTTATTATTCAGAGTAACGATAATGGTCAGGGCAACGGAGATAACTCGAATAGTATTACTACCACAAAATTCGGTAATGAGCGGATATTAGCTGTTTACTCAAGAGATATTGATTTAAATATTATTGCAAGGTTGGGTACTTACGGATCTTTCGAATACAGTAGTGCAAGCTATTGTCATAACGAAGCAGACCCTACGCCTACTATTTTGGGAACAACCGGAGGCCTTTTTACAAGCACTCCGGCAGGTTTAGCTATTAATGCAACTACAGGTACTATTGATTTGTCAGCGAGTAATCCCGGTCAATATAATATAACCTATTCGGTATCGGGAACATGCAGCACACAGTTTACAGGGATGATTACTATTGATAACACTCCCCCCACCATAAACTGTCCCGGCAATCAAAATGGAAATGTAAACGCCTTATGTCAGTTTGTTTTACCGGACTATACTACCCTCGCTACAGCTTCAGATAACTGCGGAACCCCGGTTATAACCCAGACTCCTTCTCCCGGAACACTCATAAATACTAATCAAACAATAACACTTACAGCGACCGATTCAGGAGGCTTAACCACCCAGTGCACTTTCAGTGTGATCCTTTCGGATACCACGCCCCCATCTATCACCTGTCCTGGCGATCAGCCGGAGAGTTTTGACGGGAACTGTGAGTTTATTTTACCGGATTACACAGGCTTAACAATATCGTCAGATAATTGCAGTACGCCCGCCATCACTCAATCCCCTGTGGCGGGCACGGTAATTACTGCCAATCAAACAATCACTCTTACGGCCGATGACGGCAACGGGAACAGTACCCCCTGTACTTTCGAGGTGATCCTGTCAGACACCACGCCCCCGTCTATCACCTGCCCCGGCGATCAGCCTGAGAGCTTTAATAGCAACTGCGAGTTTGTTTTACCGGATTACACAGGCTTAGCAATCTCGTCAGATAATTGCAGTAGTCCTGTCGTCATCCAAACCCCTGCGGTGGGCACGGTAATTACTGCCAATCAGACAATCACCCTTACGGCCGATGATGGCAACGGGAACAGTACCCCCTGTACTTTCGAGGTGATCCTTTCGGATACCACGCCCCCATCTATCACCTGCCCCGGCGATCAGCCTGAGAGTTTTGATAGCAACTGCGAGTTTATTTTACCGGATTACACAGGCTTAGCAATCTCGTCAGATAATTGCAGTACGCCCGCCATCACCCAAACCCCTGCGGCAGGCACGGTAATTACCACCAATCAGACAATCACCCTTACGGCCGATGATGGCAACGGGAACAGTACCCCCTGTACTTTCGAGGTGATCCTGTCAGACACCACGCCCCCGTCTATCACCTGCCCCGGCGATCAGCCTGAGAGCTTTAATAGCAACTGCGAGTTTGTTTTACCGGATTACACAGGCTTAGCAATCTCGTCAGATAATTGCAGTAGTCCTGTCGTCATCCAAACCCCTGCGGTGGGCACGGTAATTACTGCCAATCAGACAATCACCCTTACGGCCGATGATGGCAACGGGAACAGTACCCCCTGTACTTTCGAGGTGATCCTTTCGGATACCACGCCCCCATCTATCACCTGCCCCGGCGATCAGCCTGAGAGTTTTGATAGCAACTGCGAGTTTATTTTACCGGATTACACAGGCTTAGCAATCTCGTCAGATAATTGCAGTACGCCCGCCATCACCCAAACCCCTGCGGCAGGTACAGTAATTACCACCAATCAGACAATCACCCTTACGGCCGATGATGGCAACGGGAACAGTACCCCCTGTACTTTCGAGGTGATCCTTTCGGATACCACGCCCCCATCTATCACCTGCCCCGGCGATCAGCCTGAGAGTTTTGATAGCAACTGCGAGTTTATTTTACCGGATTACACAGGCTTAGCAATCTCGTCAGATAATTGCAGTATGCCCGCCATCACCCAAACCCCTGCGGCAGGTACGGTAATTACCACCAATCAGACAATCACCCTTACGGCTGATGACGGCAACGGGAACAGTACCCCCTGTACTTTCGAGGTGATCCTTTCGGACACCACGCCCCCGTCTATCACCTGCCCCGGCGATCAGCCTGAGAGTTTTGATAGCAACTGCGAGTTTGTTTTACCGGATTACACAGGCTTAGCAATCTCGTCAGATAATTGCAGTAGCCCTGTCATCACCCAAATCCCTGTGGCAGGTACGGTAATTACCACCAATCAGACAATCACCCTTACGGCCGATGATGGCAACGGGAACAGTACCCCCTGTACTTTCGAGGTGATCCTTTCGGATACCACGCCCCCATCTATCACCTGTCCGGGAGATCAAACTGAAAATCTTGATCTGAATGGACTTTTTATAATTCCTGATTATACCTTTTTGGCCACTGTCACAGATAATTGCAGCACGCCTGCCATCACCCAAACTCCTGTGGCGGGTACGGTAATTTCCTCTAACCAAACTATTACATTAATAGCAGAGGATTCAAGTGGAAATATGTCCCAGTGTGCTTTTGAAATTCATGCGATAGAAAAGGTGGAAGTTCAAATTCAAACCGGCTTGGATAATCCTACGAATCAATCGCCTGTTGATATAAGTATTGTTTTTTCTGAGTCGGTAACTGATTTCGTAGCGTCTGATATAATAGTTAGCAACGGGACAGTTGGGACTTTAACTGGGTCGGGGATGTCATTCACGGCAGAGATCATTCCAGATAGTGATGGATTAATTGCGGTGAATATTAATCCGGATGTAATAACAGGAGTGTTGGGTAATGGTAATTTGCCATCCAATGAATTTACTATAATATACGACAGCACCCCACCTTCGTTTAATGCTTTTTTTGGAGATGAGATAGTAAACCTTCTCAATGAACAGAATGTAGGATTAGTAATAGAAAACGGAGAGATCGGATCCTCCTATAATTATATCATTACGAGTTTAGAAGATTCTTCATATCAGGTATCAGGAATGGGAGTGGTTACCTCCGGGAATGAACTTTTTTATGAAGACCTTTCCGCTTTCCCTAACGGAACGATAGAGCTGCAGATAGTTTTAACGGATGAAGTTGGTAATGAAAGTCCGGTAACCACCGATGAAATTCAAAAATTAAGCGGGCCTGACGCCCAGAGAATTCCGCAAGGCTTTAGCCCGAACGGAGATGGAACTAATGATGTTTGGGTAATACCCGGAATAGAGCAGTATCCTAATAATCAGGTAACTGTTTTTAACAGGTATGGAAAAATCATATGGAAAATAAAAGGCTATGACAATAATTTAAAAGTCTGGGGAGGTGAAACAAATGAAAGAAGCCTTGGCAATGGTTTGGCAGACGGAACTTATTATTACGTCATAGACTACGGAGATTTTAGGATACGACAAAAATCGGGATACTTAATTATTAAAAGATAA
- a CDS encoding response regulator transcription factor, whose product MTKKNSDIKNIKVIIADDHPMMLQGLKATLEQGGINVLGMAREGTEALKLILESQPDLAILDIDMPYLSGFDIAQECLKRNIQTKFIILSFHKEAEFIAQAKKINISGYLLKEDTSMVIFDCIREVIAGKMYFSQSILNNDLSFVNKKLERLASLSPSEKKILKLIAEQHTSQQIAQKLHISTRTVEKHRSNIISKLDISGYSNSLSIWAIDQKALLMNL is encoded by the coding sequence ATGACAAAGAAAAACAGTGACATAAAAAATATTAAAGTAATTATAGCAGATGATCATCCTATGATGCTTCAAGGGCTTAAAGCCACTCTGGAACAGGGTGGAATTAACGTGTTGGGAATGGCCAGGGAAGGAACAGAAGCATTAAAGCTGATTTTAGAGTCTCAACCCGATCTTGCAATTTTAGATATTGACATGCCCTATTTATCCGGGTTTGACATTGCACAGGAATGTTTAAAAAGAAATATACAAACAAAATTTATCATTCTCTCTTTTCATAAAGAAGCAGAGTTTATTGCCCAGGCAAAGAAAATTAATATTTCAGGATATTTACTGAAGGAAGATACCAGTATGGTTATTTTTGATTGTATCCGCGAGGTAATAGCAGGTAAAATGTATTTCAGCCAATCTATTTTAAACAATGATTTGAGTTTTGTCAATAAAAAGTTAGAAAGATTAGCTTCCTTATCTCCCTCCGAAAAAAAAATACTTAAACTTATAGCAGAACAACATACTTCCCAGCAAATAGCCCAAAAATTGCACATTTCTACACGAACGGTTGAAAAACACCGAAGTAATATAATTTCAAAACTAGATATTTCCGGGTATAGTAACAGTCTTTCAATATGGGCTATAGATCAAAAAGCCCTTCTCATGAATTTATAA
- a CDS encoding PorP/SprF family type IX secretion system membrane protein, with protein sequence MIKNITVLLLFFLFSLFPRLVKGQQQPLFTQYMFNGLVINPAYAGVGDAFSISTLARWQWTGIEGAPFTATLSAHSPLRGDKVSLGLTLIRDEVAVTSQTGIYGAYSYKLPIGDGYLSMGLQAGFTNFQANYQDVYTVNPDVVFQEQVTKFIPNVGAGLFYYNSVFYVGLSSPFLIQNNVKNGDINIYSQKNHYFLSSGMVFNLLPDIQAKPNILVKLVEGSPLSVDYNVNFLFEELFWVGISYRPPESVSFLAEVKIFDRLRLGYAYDYIIDETLNNVAGSSHEIMLNYRINLNKNRVVTPRCRCF encoded by the coding sequence ATGATTAAAAATATTACTGTATTACTTTTATTTTTCTTGTTCTCCCTATTTCCCCGACTGGTTAAAGGGCAACAACAGCCTTTATTTACCCAATATATGTTTAACGGACTGGTTATAAATCCGGCTTATGCAGGAGTGGGGGATGCTTTTAGCATTTCTACTTTAGCCAGGTGGCAGTGGACAGGTATTGAGGGAGCTCCTTTTACGGCTACTTTATCAGCTCATAGCCCTCTGAGGGGTGATAAAGTGAGCCTTGGCTTGACCCTTATAAGGGATGAAGTTGCCGTAACCAGTCAAACCGGGATTTATGGTGCATATTCTTATAAACTGCCTATTGGTGACGGATATCTGTCTATGGGTTTACAGGCCGGGTTTACAAACTTTCAGGCTAACTATCAGGATGTGTATACTGTAAATCCTGATGTGGTTTTTCAGGAACAGGTTACTAAATTTATTCCCAATGTAGGAGCAGGTCTGTTTTACTACAATTCTGTTTTTTATGTAGGACTATCATCTCCTTTTCTTATACAGAACAATGTGAAAAACGGCGATATCAATATTTATTCCCAAAAAAACCACTATTTCTTAAGTTCAGGGATGGTCTTCAACCTTTTGCCTGACATACAGGCAAAACCTAATATTTTAGTAAAACTGGTAGAAGGCTCGCCACTATCTGTTGATTATAATGTAAATTTTCTTTTTGAAGAACTTTTCTGGGTAGGAATATCATACAGGCCTCCGGAATCCGTCAGCTTTCTGGCAGAAGTTAAAATTTTTGACAGGTTAAGACTTGGATATGCTTACGATTATATTATTGATGAAACCCTTAATAACGTTGCCGGTTCTTCGCATGAAATAATGCTTAATTATCGTATAAATCTAAATAAAAACAGGGTTGTAACCCCACGGTGCAGATGTTTCTGA
- a CDS encoding lactonase family protein — protein sequence MKIRIKLLAIVFLFFSLLSCKQQKKDTKQPETMVEKPQKTENIELLAGTYTDSMSKGIYKLFFNPVNGTLENKGLVAETVSPSYLDISKNQEYVYAVNESNPGQVSSFKWNNDHTLLEPVSQQPADGAHPCFVELNKEENMLAVANYTSGNVVIYKIDQNGQILPSPQNKKHEGNGPVLPNQESAHAHCSKFSEDGKFIYIADLGIDKIISYPIDENGNPGGMQTALDLDKGDGPRHFVFHPSKEIVFIINELSGSVVSARVNNQTGIFERIDKKSTLPDDYTGNNACADIHITSNGKFLYASNRGHNSIAVFKVNDNGMLERIGNEPVQGDWPRNFTLSPDEKFLLVANQNTNNITVFTINPDTGLLTYTGNQAEVSKPVCLKF from the coding sequence ATGAAAATCCGTATTAAATTACTGGCCATTGTGTTTCTTTTCTTTTCTTTATTAAGTTGTAAGCAACAAAAAAAAGATACTAAACAACCGGAGACTATGGTTGAAAAACCTCAAAAAACTGAAAATATCGAACTGCTGGCAGGTACTTATACCGATAGTATGAGTAAGGGCATTTATAAACTGTTTTTTAATCCGGTAAACGGTACCCTTGAAAATAAAGGGCTGGTGGCGGAAACAGTAAGTCCTTCCTACCTTGATATCAGTAAAAACCAAGAATATGTCTATGCTGTAAATGAGAGCAATCCCGGCCAGGTTTCTTCCTTTAAATGGAATAATGACCATACCCTGCTCGAACCTGTAAGTCAACAACCGGCCGATGGTGCACACCCATGCTTTGTTGAATTGAACAAAGAAGAAAATATGCTTGCTGTTGCCAACTATACTTCAGGAAATGTAGTGATCTATAAAATTGATCAAAACGGGCAAATTTTACCTTCACCCCAAAACAAAAAACATGAAGGTAACGGACCGGTTTTGCCTAACCAGGAAAGTGCTCATGCTCATTGTTCAAAATTTAGTGAAGATGGAAAATTTATATACATTGCCGATCTTGGAATAGATAAAATAATATCCTACCCTATAGATGAAAACGGAAACCCGGGAGGCATGCAAACTGCGTTAGACCTTGATAAGGGAGACGGACCACGCCACTTTGTTTTTCATCCTTCTAAAGAGATAGTTTTCATAATTAATGAGTTGTCAGGATCAGTGGTTTCTGCCAGGGTTAATAATCAAACCGGAATTTTTGAACGTATAGACAAAAAAAGTACCTTACCCGATGATTATACCGGCAATAATGCCTGCGCCGATATTCATATAACTTCTAACGGTAAATTTTTATATGCATCCAACAGAGGGCATAACAGTATCGCTGTTTTTAAAGTAAACGACAATGGAATGCTGGAAAGAATAGGCAATGAGCCGGTACAAGGTGATTGGCCCCGTAACTTTACATTGTCGCCGGATGAGAAGTTTTTACTGGTAGCCAATCAAAACACTAACAATATTACAGTTTTTACTATAAATCCCGATACGGGTTTATTAACTTATACCGGAAACCAGGCCGAAGTGTCAAAACCTGTATGCTTAAAATTTTAA
- a CDS encoding DUF134 domain-containing protein, whose product MPRKRRLRKIVAPPGFKGYKPYGLNRKSQGVIELLYEEYEAIKLADYDLMNHQQASELMGISRPTFARIYESARRKIAGALVEVKEIKTVFGNVILDSTWNICNDCQAKFTLPISFTIYSCPMCSSQNIQSVKNSDS is encoded by the coding sequence ATGCCAAGGAAAAGAAGATTAAGAAAAATTGTAGCGCCTCCCGGGTTTAAGGGGTATAAGCCTTATGGTTTAAACAGGAAATCCCAGGGAGTTATTGAATTGTTGTATGAAGAATATGAAGCGATAAAGCTGGCAGATTATGATTTGATGAATCACCAGCAAGCAAGTGAGCTTATGGGAATATCAAGGCCAACTTTTGCCAGAATTTACGAAAGTGCACGACGAAAAATAGCCGGGGCCCTGGTAGAAGTTAAAGAAATAAAAACTGTTTTCGGAAATGTAATACTGGATAGTACCTGGAATATATGTAACGATTGTCAGGCAAAGTTTACCCTGCCAATAAGTTTTACAATTTATAGTTGTCCTATGTGTTCCTCACAAAACATTCAATCCGTTAAAAATTCAGATTCTTAA